The following are encoded in a window of Candidatus Eremiobacteraceae bacterium genomic DNA:
- a CDS encoding alpha/beta fold hydrolase produces the protein MVKVRDLSHIQIELLSFESAGGTVRGLFYHAGRPSTCVVLCHGYSASKHNVDPLAFHLAVDGFSAFAFDFLGHKLGASTGKLRSGSDLLENALDAVALARTLPGVEHIVLGGHSMGAATSIGAAARSPSIEAVIAMATSLDRGRVLTDAGMLSGLQNRAAYVDGASPDEIAISMDEFTSHVAEIAPRPLLVIAGSKDGLVGPSAVRRLFDAASEPKTFELIDANHTDCAERSRFVVSRWLKARGYGAG, from the coding sequence ATGGTGAAAGTCCGCGATCTTTCGCACATCCAAATCGAGTTGTTGTCGTTCGAAAGCGCCGGCGGCACCGTGCGCGGACTTTTCTATCATGCGGGGCGTCCGTCGACGTGCGTCGTGTTGTGCCACGGGTATTCGGCGTCAAAACACAATGTGGATCCGCTGGCATTTCATTTGGCGGTCGACGGCTTCTCCGCGTTCGCGTTCGATTTTCTCGGCCACAAGCTCGGCGCGAGCACGGGGAAACTGCGATCGGGCTCGGATCTCCTTGAAAACGCTTTGGACGCGGTCGCCCTGGCACGGACTTTGCCGGGAGTCGAGCATATCGTCCTGGGCGGCCATTCGATGGGAGCCGCGACATCCATCGGCGCCGCCGCCCGATCGCCTTCGATCGAAGCGGTCATCGCGATGGCGACGTCGCTGGATCGTGGCCGCGTGCTCACCGACGCCGGCATGTTGTCGGGCTTGCAGAACCGGGCGGCATACGTGGACGGCGCGTCTCCCGACGAGATCGCGATTTCGATGGACGAGTTCACTTCGCACGTTGCCGAGATCGCGCCGCGGCCGCTTCTCGTCATCGCCGGCAGTAAGGATGGCCTCGTCGGACCTTCGGCCGTGCGGCGCCTGTTCGATGCCGCTTCGGAACCCAAGACGTTTGAGCTCATCGACGCGAATCACACCGACTGCGCGGAACGCTCCCGCTTCGTGGTCTCACGCTGGCTGAAGGCGCGAGGCTACGGCGCGGGGTAA